The Micromonospora sediminicola genome contains a region encoding:
- a CDS encoding MDR family MFS transporter produces MTQATAPRPATAVDMSHRQILEALSGLLLGMFVAILSSTVVSNALPRIITDLHGSQSAYTWVVTSTLLATTATTPIWGKLADLTSKKVLVQLALTVFVLGSVLAGQAQTTGELIACRVVQGVGAGGLTALAQVIMATMIAPRERGRYSGYLGAVMAVGTIGGPLIGGVIVDTDWLGWRWCFYVGVPFAVLALVVLQKTLHLPVVKRKVTIDWWGATLITAAVSLLLVWITLAGDRYDWISWQSAVLVAGAVLLGALAVRVEQRAAEPMIPPRLFRNRTITLAVVASVAVGVGMFGASVFLGQYFQIARGESPTMSGLMTLPMIGGLLVASTVVGRIITSTGRWKRWLVTGSVLLTAGFALMGSMRADTPYWRLAVFMALIGLGLGMTMQNLVLAVQNTVGAHELGAASSVVAFFRSLGGAVGVSALGAVLGHRVKDYLADGLSRLGVPASGSGSGGALPDVHTLPAPIRAVVESAYGHGAGDIFLAAAPFGLLALIAVVLIREVPLRRSNDPVATAVDRESTVAAGAAAVVRTGGRD; encoded by the coding sequence ATGACGCAGGCGACAGCGCCCCGCCCGGCGACCGCCGTCGACATGTCCCACCGGCAGATCCTGGAGGCCCTCTCCGGCCTGCTGCTGGGCATGTTCGTCGCGATCCTCTCCTCCACGGTCGTCTCGAACGCGCTGCCGCGGATCATCACCGACCTGCACGGCAGCCAGTCCGCGTACACCTGGGTGGTCACCTCCACCCTGCTGGCCACCACCGCCACCACCCCGATCTGGGGCAAGCTCGCGGACCTGACCAGCAAGAAGGTCCTGGTCCAGCTCGCCCTGACGGTGTTCGTGCTCGGCTCGGTGCTCGCCGGACAGGCCCAGACCACCGGCGAGCTGATCGCCTGCCGCGTGGTGCAGGGCGTCGGCGCCGGCGGCCTCACCGCGCTGGCCCAGGTGATCATGGCGACGATGATCGCCCCGCGGGAGCGCGGCCGGTACAGCGGCTACCTCGGCGCGGTCATGGCCGTCGGCACCATCGGCGGCCCGCTGATCGGCGGCGTGATCGTCGACACCGACTGGCTCGGCTGGCGCTGGTGCTTCTACGTCGGCGTGCCCTTCGCCGTACTCGCGCTGGTCGTGCTCCAGAAGACGCTGCACCTACCAGTGGTCAAGCGCAAGGTCACCATCGACTGGTGGGGCGCCACCCTGATCACCGCCGCCGTCTCGCTGCTGCTCGTCTGGATCACCCTGGCCGGCGACCGGTACGACTGGATCTCCTGGCAGAGCGCGGTCCTGGTGGCCGGAGCGGTGCTGCTCGGGGCGCTCGCCGTCCGGGTCGAACAGCGCGCCGCCGAGCCGATGATCCCGCCCCGGCTGTTCCGCAACCGCACCATCACCCTCGCCGTGGTCGCCAGCGTCGCGGTCGGCGTCGGCATGTTCGGCGCCTCGGTCTTCCTCGGCCAGTACTTCCAGATCGCCCGCGGCGAGAGCCCGACCATGTCCGGCCTGATGACGCTGCCGATGATCGGCGGCCTGCTGGTCGCCTCGACCGTGGTCGGCCGGATCATCACCAGCACCGGCCGCTGGAAGCGCTGGCTGGTGACCGGCTCGGTGCTGCTCACCGCCGGCTTCGCGCTGATGGGCAGCATGCGCGCGGACACGCCGTACTGGCGGCTCGCGGTCTTCATGGCGCTGATCGGGCTGGGGCTCGGCATGACCATGCAGAACCTGGTGCTGGCCGTGCAGAACACGGTCGGCGCGCACGAACTCGGCGCGGCCAGCTCGGTGGTGGCCTTCTTCCGCAGCCTCGGCGGCGCGGTCGGCGTGAGTGCGCTCGGCGCGGTGCTCGGCCACCGGGTCAAGGACTACCTGGCCGACGGCCTGAGCCGGCTGGGCGTGCCGGCCTCCGGCTCGGGCAGCGGCGGCGCGCTGCCGGACGTGCACACCCTGCCCGCCCCGATCCGCGCCGTGGTCGAGTCCGCGTACGGGCACGGCGCGGGCGACATCTTCCTGGCCGCCGCCCCGTTCGGGCTGCTCGCCCTGATCGCCGTGGTGCTGATCCGGGAGGTGCCGCTGCGCCGCAGCAACGACCCGGTCGCGACCGCTGTCGACCGGGAGTCGACGGTCGCCGCCGGCGCCGCCGCGGTGGTCCGCACCGGAGGACGGGACTGA
- a CDS encoding SMP-30/gluconolactonase/LRE family protein, whose amino-acid sequence MKTLLAAATAVLTAVTVGAHRPAPTSVRPDTYVVSRAPGVLPEGLAVTPAGTMYVTSSATGAVYRGDTRRAGLRPFLAPGADGRTSAAGVRVDHRGRVLVAGWTTGTLFVYAPDGALLARRAAAPGAALNDLAVTGDAVYVTDSATGTLWRAALDGGRVGALVPWVGPDDFPAAPVFLNGVVVDPSGRVALVAEQGGERLFRVDLADRSVTEVEVSGGRMGADGLLLEGNRLYGVVNEPDGVGGTRFLVNLARLDAGLRTARVVDRSRPVGIQRSPTSVARDAGRLLWVDSQLFATVPTPPFTVAEVPGLR is encoded by the coding sequence ATGAAGACACTCCTCGCGGCGGCCACCGCGGTCCTGACGGCGGTGACCGTCGGCGCACACCGGCCCGCCCCCACCAGCGTTCGTCCCGACACCTACGTCGTCTCCCGCGCGCCGGGCGTGCTGCCCGAAGGGCTCGCGGTCACCCCCGCCGGCACGATGTACGTCACGAGTTCGGCCACCGGCGCGGTCTACCGGGGCGACACCCGACGGGCCGGGCTGCGCCCGTTCCTCGCCCCCGGCGCCGACGGCCGGACCAGCGCCGCCGGGGTCCGGGTGGACCACCGGGGGCGCGTCCTCGTCGCCGGCTGGACCACCGGCACCCTCTTCGTGTACGCGCCGGACGGCGCCCTGCTGGCCCGCCGCGCCGCCGCACCCGGCGCGGCCCTCAACGACCTGGCGGTCACCGGCGACGCCGTCTACGTCACGGACTCCGCCACCGGCACCCTGTGGCGCGCCGCACTCGACGGCGGGCGCGTCGGCGCCCTGGTCCCCTGGGTGGGCCCGGACGACTTCCCGGCCGCGCCGGTCTTCCTCAACGGCGTCGTGGTCGACCCGTCGGGCCGGGTCGCCCTGGTCGCGGAGCAGGGTGGCGAGCGCCTGTTCCGGGTCGACCTGGCCGACCGGTCGGTGACCGAGGTCGAGGTGAGCGGCGGCCGGATGGGCGCGGACGGTCTGCTGCTGGAGGGGAACCGGCTCTACGGGGTGGTCAACGAACCGGACGGCGTCGGCGGCACCCGTTTCCTGGTGAACCTGGCCCGGCTCGACGCCGGGTTGCGGACCGCCCGGGTGGTCGACCGGTCCCGTCCGGTCGGCATCCAGCGGTCGCCGACCTCGGTGGCACGCGACGCCGGGCGACTGCTCTGGGTGGACAGCCAGCTCTTCGCGACCGTGCCCACCCCGCCGTTCACGGTCGCCGAGGTGCCGGGCCTGCGGTGA
- a CDS encoding universal stress protein — translation MDAPERERYGPQTRPLPFERGTDGPRVVLVGVDGSRTSLRAASYAAGLARRQGAGLVVVFVSSPAPYSGIMSGVVAGAVQQTHDELADELRAECRRGAEELDLPVTFLSRRGDAYTELCRAADEHRADLVVVGSSEQAGHRLVGSVATRLVRAGRWPVVVVP, via the coding sequence ATGGACGCACCGGAGCGTGAGCGGTACGGGCCGCAGACCCGTCCGCTGCCCTTCGAGCGGGGCACCGACGGGCCCCGGGTGGTGCTCGTCGGCGTGGACGGCAGCCGCACCTCACTGCGGGCCGCCTCCTACGCCGCCGGGCTGGCCCGCCGGCAGGGCGCCGGACTGGTGGTGGTGTTCGTCAGCTCGCCCGCGCCGTACAGCGGGATCATGTCCGGCGTGGTGGCCGGCGCGGTCCAGCAGACCCACGACGAACTGGCCGACGAGCTGCGGGCCGAGTGCCGGCGCGGGGCCGAGGAGCTGGACCTGCCGGTGACGTTCCTGAGCCGGCGCGGCGACGCGTACACCGAGCTGTGCCGGGCGGCCGACGAGCACCGCGCGGACCTGGTCGTGGTCGGCTCCTCCGAGCAGGCCGGCCACCGGTTGGTCGGCTCGGTCGCCACCCGGCTGGTGCGCGCCGGACGGTGGCCGGTCGTCGTGGTGCCCTGA
- a CDS encoding helix-turn-helix domain-containing protein: protein MTTVRLNATDLSRTVLRSDPAVLVELAMAAQRLVLADVPEHLAGWRSRTRAALRPEMRPYLDLCRTPHLVPDLVTPPVFDGDLDALLDRVAGVPDEVLAAELGPLVASGALPARVAPLAAGEPAARARLRAAMRAFHGVALAPYWAEIEAAVRADRAVRGHTLAAGGLDRVLRDLSPYLAWAETGERYALSYRCAVADDVEVAAGGRGLTLLPCHLAPQPYLLADPGGPLVLVYPIRPGRRELGPGAPLADLLGRTRAAVLAATADAPGTSQLARRVGVSAATASEHAATLRAAGLITTRRDGSAVRHCLTPLGEQVLRAGAPAGVRPR, encoded by the coding sequence GTGACCACAGTGCGGCTCAACGCCACCGACCTGAGCCGCACGGTCCTGCGGTCCGATCCGGCGGTGCTGGTCGAGCTGGCGATGGCCGCCCAGCGGCTGGTCCTGGCGGACGTGCCGGAGCATCTCGCCGGCTGGCGGTCCCGGACCCGGGCGGCGTTGCGCCCCGAGATGCGGCCCTACCTGGACCTGTGCCGGACGCCCCATCTGGTGCCGGACCTGGTGACCCCGCCGGTGTTCGACGGCGACCTCGACGCCCTGCTGGATCGGGTCGCCGGCGTCCCGGACGAGGTGCTCGCCGCCGAACTGGGCCCGCTGGTGGCGTCCGGCGCGCTGCCCGCCCGGGTGGCGCCGCTGGCCGCCGGGGAGCCCGCCGCCCGGGCCCGGCTGCGGGCCGCGATGCGCGCCTTCCACGGCGTGGCGCTCGCGCCCTACTGGGCGGAGATCGAGGCGGCGGTACGCGCCGACCGGGCGGTACGCGGCCACACGCTGGCGGCCGGCGGCCTCGACCGGGTGCTGCGCGACCTCAGCCCGTACCTGGCCTGGGCCGAGACGGGCGAGCGGTACGCGTTGTCCTACCGGTGCGCGGTCGCCGACGACGTCGAGGTGGCCGCGGGCGGCCGGGGCCTGACCCTGCTGCCCTGCCACCTCGCCCCGCAGCCCTACCTGCTGGCGGACCCGGGCGGCCCGCTGGTGCTGGTGTATCCGATCCGGCCGGGGCGGCGTGAGCTGGGGCCCGGGGCGCCGCTGGCGGACCTGCTCGGGCGCACCCGGGCGGCCGTGTTGGCGGCGACCGCCGACGCACCGGGCACCTCCCAGCTCGCCCGTCGCGTCGGCGTCTCCGCCGCCACGGCCAGCGAGCACGCGGCGACCCTGCGGGCCGCCGGGCTGATCACCACGCGGCGGGACGGCTCTGCGGTGCGGCACTGCCTCACCCCGCTGGGCGAGCAGGTGCTGCGGGCGGGCGCCCCGGCCGGGGTCAGGCCCCGGTGA
- a CDS encoding HAD-IA family hydrolase — MSRERATALLVDFDGVLRRWDPAVAAGVEREYGLPEGVLGEIAMSWGLLQPVLTGQVSHARWMASVADALIPTIGDPERARAAVEQWQSYRGEVDPEVLAFVREVRAAGIRVGLGTNATDLLDADLAALDLTDELDVVVNSSVVGVHKPAKEYFQAACAALDTPPARVLFVDDQDRAVAGARVAGLSAHRWSGPADLRYLRAALAC; from the coding sequence GTGAGTCGGGAACGCGCCACGGCGCTCCTGGTGGACTTCGACGGCGTGCTGCGCCGCTGGGACCCGGCGGTCGCCGCCGGCGTCGAGCGGGAGTACGGGCTGCCCGAGGGCGTCCTCGGTGAGATCGCGATGTCGTGGGGGCTGCTCCAGCCGGTGCTCACCGGCCAGGTCAGCCACGCCCGGTGGATGGCGAGCGTCGCCGACGCGCTGATCCCGACGATCGGTGACCCCGAGCGGGCCCGGGCGGCCGTGGAGCAGTGGCAGAGCTACCGCGGCGAGGTCGACCCGGAGGTGCTGGCGTTCGTCCGCGAGGTGCGGGCGGCCGGCATCCGGGTCGGGCTGGGCACCAACGCCACCGACCTGCTCGACGCCGACCTGGCCGCGCTGGACCTGACCGACGAGCTGGACGTGGTGGTCAACTCGTCGGTCGTCGGCGTGCACAAGCCGGCCAAGGAATACTTCCAGGCCGCCTGCGCGGCGTTGGACACCCCGCCGGCCCGGGTGCTCTTCGTCGACGACCAGGACCGCGCGGTGGCGGGCGCCCGGGTGGCCGGCCTGTCCGCGCACCGGTGGAGCGGGCCGGCCGACCTGCGTTACCTGCGCGCGGCGCTGGCGTGCTGA
- a CDS encoding MarR family winged helix-turn-helix transcriptional regulator: MDETLRAVEHELTALLRRGRALSWEIAREVHPNLEPNAYGLLLWLRRSGSIRLTDLAVKLGIGKGTLSRQIGGLEALGLVRRDPDPTDRRAAQLSLTEEGTRRFDAARAARLGQIRRSLENWPKEDVADFARLMHRFNETF, encoded by the coding sequence GTGGACGAGACGCTGCGCGCCGTGGAACACGAGTTGACCGCGTTGCTGCGTCGGGGCCGGGCGCTGTCCTGGGAGATCGCCCGCGAGGTCCACCCGAACCTGGAGCCGAACGCCTACGGCCTGCTGCTCTGGTTGCGCCGCTCGGGCTCGATCCGGCTCACCGACCTGGCGGTGAAGCTGGGCATCGGCAAGGGCACGTTGAGCCGGCAGATCGGTGGCCTGGAGGCGTTGGGCCTGGTCCGCCGCGACCCGGACCCGACCGATCGGCGGGCCGCCCAGCTCAGCCTCACCGAGGAGGGCACCCGGCGGTTCGACGCGGCCCGGGCGGCCCGACTCGGGCAGATCCGGCGTTCGCTGGAGAACTGGCCGAAAGAGGATGTGGCGGACTTCGCCCGGTTGATGCACCGGTTCAACGAGACGTTCTGA
- the smc gene encoding chromosome segregation protein SMC → MHLKSLTVKGFKSFASATTLKLEPGITCVVGPNGSGKSNVVDAIAWVLGEQGAKALRGGKMEDVIFAGTAGRAPLGRAEVTLTIDNTDGALPIEYTEVSITRRMFRSGESEYEINGDSCRLLDIQELLSDSGIGREMHIIVGQGRLDGMLHAKPEDRRSFIEEAAGVLKHRKRKEKALRKLDAMQTNLNRLTDLTAELRRQLKPLGRQAEVARRAAAIQANLRDARLRLLADDLHTLRTTLDREIADETALRERREQIEAEHGEVQGRLGELEAALAEDAPLLAAAQDTWYRLSALQERFRSIEQLARERLRHLSASGDDERPGRDPEQLEAESRRVREQEEELRAALTDDQVRLAEAVEHRQELERQLAAAERELVTAAKAIADRREGLARLTGQVNSARARTTSAGEEIERLAAAHTDALGRAEKAQADLDAVAEQSTEADRDNADLDARHAEAVAVHEQAQAAVRSLADGERAAEKDAATWKAREEALSLGLRRKDGAGALLARADQVPGLLGSLAGLLTVAPGDEAALAAALGGLADAVAVSGVDEAVEAMRLLKISDAGRAGLLVGSPAGPGMDGSADALRPKLPEGARWAPDLVECAAGIRPAVHRALRDVALVDDLAAAAELVAVNPELRAVTPDGDVVGAYAAAGGSAKAPSFIEVQAAVEEARTNRATAERAAAELREQLAEARAEVAAAKEAVQHAAAAKREAESHRNAAARRLAELGAAARSAKAETDRLGESRARAEAARERDLTALAELAERLRLAEATPIDAEPSTEERDQLAAMVPPARQNEMEVRLAVRTAEERVASIAGRADSLARQATAERAARERAAARRAARTRGAEIARAVVGGAREALTRLAVSIARAEEHRDAVARERAAREAELSEVRGAAKRLAAELERLTSQVHRDEVARAEQRMRIEQLEAKAAEDFGLDVSTLVAEYGPDQLVPPTDADVALAEKDGRPVPEPVRYERPVQEKRAAKAERELTLLGKVNPLALEEFAALEERFKFLSEQLEDLKATRRDLLTVVKDVDDRILEVFASAFADTAREFEQVFTVLFPGGEGRLVLTDPEDLLTTGVEVEARPPGKKIKRLSLLSGGERSLTAVAMLVAIFRARPSPFYIMDEVEAALDDVNLGRLITLLAQLREKSQLIVITHQKRTMEIADALYGVTMRSGVTQVISQRLNRADDEEQVTDE, encoded by the coding sequence GTGCATCTCAAGAGCCTGACGGTGAAGGGCTTCAAGTCCTTCGCCTCCGCCACGACGCTGAAGCTGGAGCCCGGGATCACCTGTGTGGTGGGCCCGAACGGCTCCGGCAAGTCCAACGTCGTCGACGCGATCGCCTGGGTGCTCGGCGAGCAGGGCGCGAAGGCGCTGCGCGGCGGCAAGATGGAGGACGTCATCTTCGCCGGCACCGCCGGGCGGGCACCGCTCGGCCGGGCCGAGGTCACCCTCACCATCGACAACACCGACGGCGCGCTGCCGATCGAGTACACCGAGGTCTCCATCACCCGCCGGATGTTCCGTTCCGGCGAGAGCGAGTACGAGATCAACGGCGACTCCTGCCGCCTGCTCGACATCCAGGAGCTGCTCTCCGACTCCGGCATCGGCCGGGAGATGCACATCATCGTCGGGCAGGGCCGGCTCGACGGCATGCTGCACGCCAAGCCGGAGGACCGGCGGTCCTTCATCGAGGAGGCGGCCGGCGTCCTCAAGCACCGCAAGCGCAAGGAGAAGGCGCTGCGGAAGCTCGACGCGATGCAGACCAATCTCAACCGCCTCACCGACCTCACCGCCGAGCTGCGCCGCCAGCTCAAGCCGCTGGGTCGGCAGGCCGAGGTGGCCCGGCGCGCCGCCGCCATCCAGGCCAACCTGCGCGACGCCCGGCTCCGGCTGCTCGCCGACGACCTGCACACGCTGCGGACCACCCTGGACCGGGAGATCGCCGACGAGACCGCGCTGCGGGAGCGGCGGGAGCAGATCGAGGCCGAGCACGGCGAGGTGCAGGGCCGGCTCGGTGAGCTGGAGGCGGCCCTGGCCGAGGACGCCCCGCTGCTCGCGGCGGCCCAGGACACCTGGTACCGCCTCTCCGCCCTGCAGGAGCGGTTCCGCTCCATCGAGCAGCTCGCCCGGGAGCGGCTGCGCCACCTCAGCGCCAGCGGTGACGACGAGCGCCCCGGCCGCGACCCCGAGCAGTTGGAGGCGGAGTCGCGGCGGGTCCGCGAGCAGGAGGAGGAGCTGCGCGCCGCGCTCACCGACGACCAGGTCCGCCTGGCCGAGGCGGTCGAGCACCGGCAGGAGCTGGAACGGCAGCTCGCCGCCGCCGAGCGGGAGCTGGTCACCGCCGCCAAGGCCATCGCCGACCGGCGCGAGGGGCTGGCCCGGCTGACCGGTCAGGTCAACTCCGCCCGGGCGCGGACCACCAGTGCCGGCGAGGAGATCGAGCGGCTCGCCGCCGCGCACACCGACGCGCTGGGCCGCGCCGAGAAGGCGCAGGCCGACCTGGACGCGGTCGCCGAGCAGTCCACCGAGGCCGACCGGGACAACGCCGACCTGGACGCCCGGCACGCCGAGGCGGTGGCGGTGCACGAGCAGGCCCAGGCCGCCGTGCGCAGCCTCGCCGACGGCGAGCGCGCGGCGGAGAAGGACGCGGCCACCTGGAAGGCCCGCGAGGAGGCCCTCTCGCTCGGCCTGCGCCGCAAGGACGGCGCCGGCGCGCTGCTGGCCCGCGCCGACCAGGTGCCCGGCCTGCTCGGCAGCCTCGCCGGGCTGCTCACCGTCGCCCCCGGTGACGAGGCGGCCCTCGCCGCCGCGCTGGGCGGGCTGGCCGACGCGGTGGCGGTCAGCGGCGTGGACGAGGCCGTCGAGGCGATGCGGCTGCTCAAGATCTCCGACGCCGGACGGGCCGGACTGCTGGTCGGCAGCCCCGCCGGTCCGGGCATGGACGGCTCCGCCGACGCGCTGCGCCCGAAGCTGCCCGAGGGCGCCCGGTGGGCGCCCGACCTGGTGGAGTGCGCCGCCGGGATCCGGCCCGCCGTGCACCGGGCGCTGCGCGACGTGGCGCTGGTCGACGACCTCGCCGCCGCGGCCGAGCTGGTCGCGGTGAACCCGGAGCTGCGCGCGGTCACCCCGGACGGCGACGTCGTCGGGGCGTACGCGGCGGCCGGCGGGTCGGCCAAGGCGCCCAGCTTCATCGAGGTGCAGGCCGCGGTCGAGGAGGCCCGGACCAACCGGGCCACCGCCGAACGCGCCGCCGCCGAGCTGCGCGAGCAGCTGGCCGAGGCGCGGGCCGAGGTGGCCGCCGCCAAGGAGGCCGTGCAGCACGCCGCCGCCGCCAAGCGGGAGGCGGAGAGCCACCGCAACGCCGCCGCGCGCCGCCTCGCCGAGCTGGGCGCGGCCGCCCGCTCGGCGAAGGCCGAGACCGACCGGCTCGGCGAGTCCCGGGCGCGCGCCGAGGCGGCCCGGGAGCGGGACCTGACGGCGCTGGCCGAGTTGGCGGAGCGGCTGCGGCTGGCCGAGGCCACGCCGATCGACGCCGAACCGTCCACCGAGGAGCGCGACCAGCTCGCCGCCATGGTGCCGCCGGCCCGGCAGAACGAGATGGAGGTACGGCTCGCCGTCCGTACCGCCGAGGAACGGGTGGCGTCGATCGCCGGCCGGGCCGACTCGCTGGCCCGGCAGGCCACCGCCGAGCGGGCCGCGCGGGAGCGCGCGGCCGCCCGGCGCGCGGCCCGCACCCGGGGTGCGGAGATCGCCCGGGCCGTGGTCGGCGGCGCCCGGGAGGCGCTCACCCGCCTCGCCGTCTCCATCGCGCGGGCCGAGGAGCACCGCGACGCCGTCGCCCGCGAGCGCGCCGCGCGCGAGGCCGAGCTGTCCGAGGTACGCGGCGCGGCCAAGCGCCTCGCCGCCGAACTGGAGCGGCTCACCAGCCAGGTGCACCGGGACGAGGTGGCCCGCGCCGAGCAGCGGATGCGGATCGAGCAGCTGGAGGCGAAGGCCGCCGAGGACTTCGGCCTGGACGTGTCCACCCTGGTCGCCGAGTACGGCCCGGACCAGCTCGTCCCGCCCACCGACGCGGACGTCGCGCTGGCCGAGAAGGACGGCCGGCCGGTGCCGGAACCGGTCCGCTACGAGCGGCCGGTGCAGGAGAAGCGGGCCGCCAAGGCCGAGCGGGAGCTGACCCTGCTGGGCAAGGTGAACCCGCTCGCGCTGGAGGAGTTCGCCGCGCTGGAGGAGCGTTTCAAGTTCCTCTCCGAGCAGCTGGAGGACCTCAAGGCCACCCGGCGGGACCTGCTCACCGTGGTCAAGGACGTGGACGACCGGATCCTGGAGGTCTTCGCCAGCGCGTTCGCCGACACCGCGCGGGAGTTCGAGCAGGTCTTCACCGTGCTCTTCCCCGGCGGCGAGGGCCGGCTGGTGCTCACCGACCCGGAGGACCTGCTCACCACCGGTGTCGAGGTGGAGGCCCGGCCGCCGGGCAAGAAGATCAAGCGGCTCTCGCTGCTCTCCGGCGGCGAGCGGTCGCTGACCGCGGTGGCCATGCTGGTGGCGATCTTCCGCGCCCGGCCCAGCCCGTTCTACATCATGGACGAGGTCGAGGCGGCGCTCGACGACGTGAACCTGGGCCGCCTGATCACGTTGCTGGCACAGTTGCGGGAGAAGAGCCAGCTGATCGTGATCACCCACCAGAAGCGGACCATGGAGATCGCCGACGCGCTCTACGGCGTGACCATGCGCAGCGGCGTGACCCAGGTGATCAGCCAGCGGCTCAACCGGGCCGACGACGAGGAACAGGTGACAGACGAGTGA
- a CDS encoding DinB family protein produces MTTWTAPDVDRRHEPYVADERAMLQGWLDLHRDTLRHKCAGLTAEQLRTRSVEPSGLTLLGLVRHMADVERWWFRVRAAGLELPDMYDYDKDPDADLNDIADADPAEALATLEAEIDAADRAVADLPLEHTFRRARRDGGSDEMNLRWVYVHMIEEYARHNGHADLIRERIDGVTGA; encoded by the coding sequence ATGACAACCTGGACCGCACCTGATGTCGACCGCCGCCACGAGCCCTACGTCGCCGACGAGCGCGCCATGCTGCAAGGCTGGCTGGACCTGCACCGCGACACCCTGCGGCACAAGTGCGCCGGGCTCACCGCCGAGCAACTGCGCACCCGCAGCGTCGAGCCCTCCGGGCTGACCCTGCTCGGCCTGGTGCGGCACATGGCCGACGTGGAGCGCTGGTGGTTCCGCGTCCGCGCCGCCGGCCTGGAGCTGCCCGACATGTACGACTACGACAAGGACCCGGACGCCGACCTCAACGACATCGCCGACGCCGACCCGGCCGAGGCGCTCGCCACGCTGGAGGCCGAGATCGACGCGGCCGACCGGGCGGTGGCCGACCTGCCGCTGGAGCACACGTTCCGGCGCGCCCGGCGCGACGGCGGCAGCGACGAGATGAACCTCCGCTGGGTCTATGTGCACATGATCGAGGAGTACGCCCGGCACAACGGCCACGCCGACCTGATCCGCGAGCGCATCGACGGCGTCACCGGGGCCTGA